The window TGACATTGGTAGATCTCAAGGAGGCTGATAGCACGAAATCCCGCGTTGAATTGGGAGATGTTCGGGGCTATCAGCGAATGCGAGAACTTTGCAAAGATCAAGATGTCGTTGTGCACCTCGCGCTTGTGTCCTCAAACCAATTTGGCAAGGTGCCGGGCGAAGTGACCGATATTGGGGCATCAATGCTGCTATTTGAAGCTGCCCGCGAAGAGGGTGTCCAAAAGATCGTGTTTGCGTCCACAAACCATGTCACCGGTTGGAATGAACAGATAAGTTCACCGCCGCGATTCTCGACAGCGGAACAGATCAATCCTGATGGTTGGTATGGCGCGATGAAAGGGATGGCAGAGGTTGCCGGACGCTACCTCGTTAATGAGTTCGATATGCGCTTTATCAGCATCCGTATTGGCACATTCACAGGTGGGTATGAAGCGGAGCATTTACGCACCTGTAGCACACTTCTGACACCGCGCGACTGTGCCCAACTTTTCGGACGGGCAGTTGATTATGAAGGACCTGTGAAATTTCTTATCACGTATGGCAGGTCTGCCAATTCGACCGCCTACCAGCAGAGCTATCTTGATATCAGTGGTGCCGTTGAGATCCTCGGTTATCAACCGCAAGATAACCTGATGAAAACGCATCTTCCTCAGTTGCTAGCCGATGATGCGTAAAATGTGAAAGGAGCATGTCATCATGGCAGAGAAAATCAAAATTGGAGTAATCGGGTGCAGAGTTGGTCGGGCGTGGGTAGCGGGTGCAAGTGCGGGCGAAGATACTACCGCTTGGGCGGTGGCAGATCTGAATCAGGAACTCGCTCAGCAGGTTGCTGCCGATAACGATGTCTCCAAAGTGTATGGCGACTATCAGGAATTGCTCGCGGACGACGAAGTGGAAGCGGTTGGGGTTGCCACATCCCCTGATGTGCGGAAGCCGATGGTAATTGATGCGTTGAATGCGGGCAAGCATGTGCTGGTGCAGAAGCCACACGGTCGCAACGCCGCCGATGTGGAGGAGATCAACAAAGTGGCGGCATCCACCGGGCAAACCCTTGTATACTCCTACTTCATGCGGCACGAAGCAGAAAATAAAAAGACCCGTCAAATCATCGTCGCAGGAGAAATCGGGCAGGTATACCACGCACGGGTGCACTATCATTACCGGGAACGCGGGGTCAACTATGAACCGGGACCGGGCAGAGATTGGCTGTATCGGTGGGGGTTAAAGGGTGGTGCGTTGGGTCAACACGGCTCACACTATCTCGATCAGGCGTGGTTTCTGATGGGCTGTCCACAACCCGAATGGGCGTTTGCTGTCAGTCATAGCGCATTTCCAACGACGCTAGCGGTAGAGCATCATTCTGAGGATTACCTCAGTTTTCTGGTTGGGTGTGCCAACGGTATCACGATCCAGATGGACACCTCCTCCGTCATTCCGACATGGACAGACCGTGCATGGGATCTCCGTATACGAATTTTAGGCACGGCTGGCACAATCGAGCAGGAATCTACCTCCCAACCTTCGGGTGTGAAGCGTTCGGGGACACGCCGACTGCTTGGTGGGATCTATACTGAAGGCGACGATTTCATCGACGAATATGTGGCACACAGCGATGGCGATTTCAACGGAGAGATCCGCGATTTCGCTGGCGCAATTCGTGGGACAAACCCGCCCGATGTTTCCCCCACCGATGCGCTGACGTTTATGAAATTGTTGGACGCGATCTATTTGAGCGCGGAGACCGGAGAGAAGGTGCAGATCTCTTAGTTGTGATTATCATTTACTATGGAAGTTTGGGTGCCTCGCTGGAGCCGTATGTAGATTTTCTCTGCCGGGCTGATGATAGTTGTCAATTTGAAGGAACAGACGAAACACTACATCCTGCATTGAAAGTATACCGCGATATAGATAGAGAATCTCAATTATACAAGGAATATGGACCTCATGCGTGGATTGCAGGAAGTAAAACATAATTAGTGACTAAACTGTTTTGCTACATAATTAAGATCCATTCTGTTGCTTGTGCCATCACCATTAACATCACCGGCAGTAGTGCCAAACGATTGAGAGACGAGGATTAGATCGAGGGCGTTGATAGTCCCATCT is drawn from Candidatus Poribacteria bacterium and contains these coding sequences:
- a CDS encoding Gfo/Idh/MocA family oxidoreductase — translated: MAEKIKIGVIGCRVGRAWVAGASAGEDTTAWAVADLNQELAQQVAADNDVSKVYGDYQELLADDEVEAVGVATSPDVRKPMVIDALNAGKHVLVQKPHGRNAADVEEINKVAASTGQTLVYSYFMRHEAENKKTRQIIVAGEIGQVYHARVHYHYRERGVNYEPGPGRDWLYRWGLKGGALGQHGSHYLDQAWFLMGCPQPEWAFAVSHSAFPTTLAVEHHSEDYLSFLVGCANGITIQMDTSSVIPTWTDRAWDLRIRILGTAGTIEQESTSQPSGVKRSGTRRLLGGIYTEGDDFIDEYVAHSDGDFNGEIRDFAGAIRGTNPPDVSPTDALTFMKLLDAIYLSAETGEKVQIS
- a CDS encoding NAD(P)-dependent oxidoreductase, with protein sequence MAEKKRVLITGGAGKVGSTLWGAWEKEDKYTLTLVDLKEADSTKSRVELGDVRGYQRMRELCKDQDVVVHLALVSSNQFGKVPGEVTDIGASMLLFEAAREEGVQKIVFASTNHVTGWNEQISSPPRFSTAEQINPDGWYGAMKGMAEVAGRYLVNEFDMRFISIRIGTFTGGYEAEHLRTCSTLLTPRDCAQLFGRAVDYEGPVKFLITYGRSANSTAYQQSYLDISGAVEILGYQPQDNLMKTHLPQLLADDA